One window of Pyrus communis chromosome 12, drPyrComm1.1, whole genome shotgun sequence genomic DNA carries:
- the LOC137711180 gene encoding probable UDP-arabinopyranose mutase 1, whose protein sequence is MAQYSKVAPTPLLKDELDIVIPTIRNLDFLEMWRPFFQQYHLIIVQDGDPSKVIKVPEGFDYELYNRNDINRILGPKASCISFKDSACRCFGYMVSKKKYIFTIDDDCFVAKDPSGKDINALEQHIKNLLSPSTPFFFNTLYDPYREGADFVRGYPFSLREGIPTAVSHGLWLNIPDYDAPTQLVKPLERNTRFVDAVLTIPKGTLFPMCGMNLAFNRDLIGPAMYFGLMGDGQPIGRYDDMWAGWCMKVICDHLGLGVKTGLPYIWHSKASNPFVNLKKEYKGIYWQEELIPFFQSATLPKDCTTVQGCYLELSKQVKAKLGKVDEYFVKLADAMVTWVEAWDELNPVEGKAVEANKVVAK, encoded by the exons ATGGCGCAGTACAGCAAGGTCGCCCCGACCCCTCTGCTGAAAGACGAGCTCGACATCGTCATCCCCACCATCCGAAACCTCGATTTCCTCGAGATGTGGAGGCCCTTCTTCCAGCAGTACCACCTCATCATCGTCCAGGACGGCGACCCGTCGAAGGTGATCAAGGTCCCGGAGGGCTTCGACTACGAGCTCTACAACCGCAACGACATCAACCGGATTCTGGGTCCCAAGGCGTCCTGCATCTCCTTCAAGGACTCTGCTTGCAGATGCTTCGGCTACATGGTCTCCAAGAAGAAGTACATCTTCACCATCGACGACGATTGCTTT GTTGCCAAAGATCCTTCTGGCAAAGATATCAATGCACTTGAGCAGCATATCAAGAACCTTCTGTCTCCGTCAACTCCATTTTTCTTCAACACCCTGTACGACCCATACCGTGAAGGTGCAGATTTCGTTCGTGGATACCCCTTCAGTCTACGTGAAGGTATCCCAACCGCTGTTTCTCACGGCCTTTGGCTCAACATTCCGGATTATGATGCTCCCACCCAGCTTGTTAAGCCCCTAGAGAGAAACACCAG GTTTGTGGATGCAGTCCTGACCATTCCCAAGGGAACTCTTTTCCCCATGTGCGGCATGAATCTGGCATTCAACCGTGATTTGATTGGACCTGCTATGTACTTCGGACTCATGGGTGATGGTCAGCCAATCGGGCGCTACGACGACATGTGGGCTGGCTGGTGCATGAAG GTTATTTGTGACCACTTGGGGTTGGGAGTGAAGACAGGATTGCCCTACATCTGGCATAGCAAGGCAAGCAACCCATTTGTGAACCTTAAGAAGGAATACAAAGGAATCTACTGGCAAGAGGAGTTGATCCCGTTTTTCCAGTCCGCCACCCTCCCAAAGGATTGCACCACCGTTCAGGGCTGCTACCTTGAACTCTCCAAGCAAGTCAAGGCCAAACTCGGCAAGGTCGATGAGTACTTCGTCAAGCTTGCAGATGCCATGGTCACATGGGTCGAAGCATGGGATGAGTTGAACCCAGTCGAAGGAAAGGCTGTTGAGGCTAACAAAGTTGTTGCGAAATAG